One genomic region from Candidatus Caldarchaeum subterraneum encodes:
- a CDS encoding conserved hypothetical protein (cell division protein pelota) produces the protein MRVVKISPLKRLVTVVPESTLDLLNIYRVLEVGDVVYAVTSRELKKERRDGSVDSVRVAVELGVEVLEKSLDPMLKRLDLLGVIRYESRELGLVGKHHSIHVSVGDELTVESRKNFQRLEAMAKYYRGPGIRKGVALVLVDDESLGVYRAEPSGMRVLFHETVAEGKREPDQRQKALQKIYSAAAEKLKDAEEVYVFGPSVTVDEFVSYLKREKPTLYQRVKKTGFVSATDQAGVSELLRGGVLRELGEEVKAVADVMDVEELMRVLVTEPGKASLGFVETLNALRMGAVEKVLVSEDFLWSRYMDKDVWELVERAEAHGASVRVVSTGSEATDKLNGLGGVAAFLRYSVDPSLLRRVD, from the coding sequence TTGAGGGTTGTTAAAATAAGCCCTTTGAAGCGTTTGGTGACGGTTGTCCCCGAGTCGACTCTTGATCTTCTGAATATTTACCGTGTTTTGGAGGTGGGTGATGTCGTGTATGCTGTTACTAGTAGGGAGTTGAAGAAGGAGCGGCGGGATGGGAGTGTTGACAGTGTTCGTGTTGCTGTGGAGCTTGGTGTCGAGGTTTTGGAGAAGAGCTTGGACCCTATGTTGAAGAGGCTGGACCTTCTCGGTGTTATCAGGTATGAGAGCAGGGAGCTGGGGCTTGTTGGGAAGCATCACAGCATCCATGTTTCGGTTGGTGATGAGCTCACAGTCGAGAGTAGGAAGAATTTTCAACGGCTCGAGGCTATGGCGAAGTATTACAGAGGCCCCGGAATAAGAAAGGGTGTGGCGTTGGTTTTGGTTGATGACGAGAGCCTGGGCGTCTATCGTGCAGAGCCGTCGGGTATGCGTGTCCTTTTTCACGAAACCGTTGCCGAGGGTAAGCGTGAACCTGACCAGAGACAGAAAGCTCTTCAGAAAATCTACTCAGCGGCCGCGGAAAAGCTGAAAGATGCTGAGGAAGTGTATGTTTTCGGGCCCTCGGTCACCGTGGACGAGTTTGTATCCTATCTTAAACGTGAGAAACCCACGCTTTATCAACGTGTGAAAAAGACGGGGTTTGTCTCAGCCACTGACCAGGCCGGTGTTTCAGAGCTCCTTCGTGGAGGCGTGTTGCGTGAACTGGGCGAAGAGGTGAAGGCTGTGGCCGACGTCATGGATGTGGAGGAGTTGATGCGTGTGCTGGTTACCGAGCCCGGGAAAGCTTCTCTCGGGTTTGTGGAGACACTTAACGCCCTGCGGATGGGTGCCGTTGAGAAGGTTTTGGTTTCGGAGGATTTTCTCTGGAGCAGATACATGGATAAAGATGTCTGGGAGCTGGTGGAGAGGGCCGAGGCCCATGGCGCCTCTGTGCGCGTCGTCTCCACGGGGTCTGAGGCCACGGATAAGCTCAATGGCCTGGGTGGGGTCGCTGCCTTCCTACGCTACTCTGTGGACCCTTCGTTACTAAGACGCGTTGATTAG